In Ptychodera flava strain L36383 chromosome 21, AS_Pfla_20210202, whole genome shotgun sequence, a genomic segment contains:
- the LOC139121149 gene encoding uncharacterized protein isoform X1, translated as MEDGRSEAVENATIVCQVHRSADLSPGAFTASYAIKLDEQQKRQHEIQSTRQFKRRRLESKGKRNSKMASQEVREGETYKSSVDLAVREEQDTLEIPPPITTPTLESVPVENIEHVVLFDVETSGLGDDAEILQLSANTLNNSKHFDCYVLPENTYVSRQASQITGLSIVDKNGECILLYNGKQVDTLSQRDAMCNFLSFLCELNGPCLLVGHNAKAFDVKYLLKLITKLGLEAKFSGVIAGFGDTLPLFRSKYPNLQSHSQPNLYKHFVNSEYAAHNALEDVIALQTLLDAAGVSVSDILNHSVSLKSMMNYQHFLQRKKIRLNSLKIALCKSRDKVISSSMADKIACSGLNYSHLQLAFERNGNEGITSLLSEEFLGKPRVTKNKKIIHAICVHFSK; from the exons ATGGAGGATGGCAGAAGCGAGGCAGTGGAAAATGCTACAATAGTTTGTCAG GTGCATCGTAGCGCTGACCTATCTCCTGGTGCTTTCACTGCATCATACGCCATCAAGCTTGATGAACAACAAAAACGTCAACATGAAATACAGAGTACTCGTCAGTTCAAGAGGAGAAGACTTGAATCAAAGGGAAAGAGAAACAGCAAAATGGCCAGTCAGGAAGTGAGAGAGGGGGAAACCTACAAGTCCAGTGTTGATTTAGCAGTGAGAGAAGAGCAGGACACTCTTGAAATACCACCACCAATCACCACTCCAACACTTGAATCAGTACCagttgaaaatattgaacatgttGTATTGTTTGATGTAGAGACATCTGGTTTAG gAGATGATGCTGAAATACTTCAGTTGTCTGCAAATACACTTAACAACAGCAAACATTTTGATTGCTATGTTTTGCCAGAGAACACATATGTTTCAAGACAGGCATCCCAGATAACAGGTCTATCTATCGTTGACAAAAATGGAGAATGTATATTACTTTATAATGGTAAACAAGTGGACACATTATCACAAAGAGATGCTATGTGTAACTTCTTAAGTTTTTTATGTGAGCTGAATGGACCATGTCTACTTGTAGGTCACAATGCTAAGGCCTTTGATGTTAAATATTTACTGAAGTTAATCACAAAGTTAGGCCTTGAGGCTAAATTTTCTGGTGTCATTGCTGGCTTTGGGGATACTCTTCCACTTTTCCGCTCCAAGTATCCTAATCTCCAATCCCATTCACAACCCAACCTTTACAAACATTTTGTGAACAGTGAATATGCAGCCCACAATGCACTAGAGGATGTTATTGCTTTACAAACTCTACTTGATGCAGCAGGTGTCAGTGTTAGTGATATATTGAATCACAGTGTTTCTTTGAAATCTATGATGAATTACCAGCACTTCCTTCAGAGAAAGAAAATAAGGCTCAATTCTTTGAAAATTGCTTTATGTAAATCTAGGGATAAGGTGATATCTTCTAGTATGGCTGACAAAATAGCCTGTTCAGGTCTGAATTACTCCCACTTGCAATTGGCATTTGAAAGGAATGGAAATGAAGGTATAACATCTCTCTTGAGTGAAGAGTTTCTCGGTAAACCACGAgtaactaaaaacaaaaaaataatacatgCCATATGTGTACACTTTTCAAAATGA
- the LOC139121149 gene encoding uncharacterized protein isoform X2, with product MLGCMLYIQCDNPACAAINYVPLGKRHKDPNTKGVVWDINTKLGAAMLHAGIGERQINKFLTVLNMKAIHHKSLKKSEREVGKAIENVAKESVRRALFEEKEATCKQSNDSNELITVSVDGGWQKRGSGKCYNSLSGAS from the exons ATGCTTGGCTGTATGTTGTATATTCAGTGTGACAATCCTGCCTGTGCTGCCATCAACTATGTCCCTCTTGGGAAACGTCATAAGGACCCAAATACCAAAGGTGTCGTATGGGATATCAACACAAAACTTGGTGCAG CGATGCTGCATGCTGGAATTGGTGAACGCCAAATTAACAAATTCCTGACTGTTTTGAACATGAAGGCCATCCACCATAAATCTCTTAAAAAGAGTGAAAGAGAAGTTGGGAAAGCAATTGAGAATGTTGCAAAGGAGAGTGTCAGACGTGCATTATTTGAAGAGAAGGAAGCCACATG TAAGCAATCAAATGACAGTAACGAGTTGATAACAGTATCTGTTGATGGAGGATGGCAGAAGCGAGGCAGTGGAAAATGCTACAATAGTTTGTCAG GTGCATCGTAG